The region TTCCCAAACGTTAAAAAACATTTTAACAGAAGAACATATTGAAAAAGACGTTACAAGTATTGTTACCCAAGTACTTGTTGATAAAAATGATCCTGCCTTTTTCAATCCTTCAAAACCCATTGGGCCTTTTTACAGCAAAGAAGAAGCTGACACTTTCATTAAAGAAAAAGGATGGAGTATGGTAGAAGATGCTGGAAGAGGTTGGAGAAGAGTAGTACCTTCTCCGGAACCGTTAGAGCTTATAGAGTTAAAAGCTATTAAACAACTGGTAAGGGACAACAATATAACCATAGCAGCGGGTGGAGGGGGTATCCCAGTAATAAAAGAAGAGGATAAATTAAAAGGCGTGGAAGGTGTCATAGACAAGGATAGAGCCTCGGCTTTGTTAGCGATAGAATTAGAGGCTGATGAGTTTATAATTCTTACCGCTGTAGAAAAAGTATTCATAAATTTTAACAAACCTAATCAACAATCTATATCTTCAATGACCGTAAACCAGGCAATACAATATATGAAAGAAGGACATTTCTCAAAAGGGAGTATGTTGCCTAAGATAGAGGCGTGCACAAATTTTGTTCTCAAGACTGGAAGACCTGCTTTAATTACAGATTTAACCAAATTGGTTGATGCATTGGAAGGAAAAACGGGAACTATCATAACAAAATAAGGGGGAGATTCCCCCTTTTTGTTAACTAAACCTTTTTGTTCTCATCGCTTGACTTATTCTACTTTCTTTGTTTTTAAGGGACATTTTAGAAGCAACTGAGTTGTACAAAAGTTCTACCATGAATATTTCTCCGATTCTGCTTACTGTAAATTCGCTCTCCTGAGGCATTTCAGCTGAAGTATATAAAACTAGGTTGACTATTTTTGACATGGGTGAATTAATTCCTGCAGTTATACCTATAGTAAAGGCACCAGCGTCCTTGGCTACTTGGGCGGATTTGTAAGTATCTCTGATAACCCCAGAATGACTTATAGCAACTACTACATCATCTTTTTCCAGATTTGAAGCGACTATAACTTGCATGTGTGGATCAGGATATGCAGTAGAAGCAAAACCCAAGGCGGCAAACTTCAAAGAAGCATCCAAAGCTACGGGAAAAGATCTTCCTACCGCATAGAATAGTAATTTTTTGCTGTTAAGTATCATTTCGGATGCTCGATTAATTTTATCCCTATCTGTTTGCCTTAGAATATCTGTTAAGGAGTTTACAGTCTTATTGTAAATCATATCTACAAGATCTTTCGACTCTTTTAATTCAAGTGTAGGGGTACTCAACTCTCTTGCTAGTTCTAACTTAAATTTTTGATATCCCGAGTAGCCAACCTTTTTTAAAACTCTGTATATAGTAGTTTCACTAGTTCCTGCCCAATTGGATAATTCAGTGATGCTGTAGTGTATTACATCGGCAGGCCTTTCGATTATATACTGAGCTGCCTGCTTTTCTTTGTCAGTTAAAGAATTGTATATCCCTTTAATCTTGGAAGTTACCAACTTCGTCACCTCTAATCGACTATAACTTTTTCATCAATTCATCTTTTTTATTAGCAAATGCATTTATTTGATCTTTAATCACTTTTTCTGCTTCTACTTCGTTCATATCTTTTGTTAATTCAGCAAAATCGGCTACTCTCCCAAAATAGAGGGGTACTAAGGATTCCACCAAATTTTTGTCTTTGTTTTTTGAATATTCTGTTAACGTGTTAAATAAGATATCCACCCATATTTGAAGTGGTAATTTCTTCTCTTTCATTATGATTTCCAAGTGATCATTTGCTAATCTTTTTGTTTCTTCATTTTTTAATCCTTCTAAAAGTTGCTTTTTCAAATTTTCTATGTTGATGTTGATAGGTTCAACAGCGACTTGGGGTATTTCACCATATATTGGGGCTTCTTCAATAGATTCGATATCTTTCCATTTCGAGACGCTATCTACGATAATATCAAATAACGTTCCAACAACTTGCTTAAACATCGGGGATAGATCAGCTCCAGGATCCTTAGGATCGTGAACTTTTGCACCTAAAGCAGCTTGATAAACCTTTTTATTGGAGTTAAGTATGGCATTTGTAGTCATCCAAATATCTATCCCGAACTTAGCAACGTCTGTTTTTGCGACACTCGAAGCGGTTTCCAAATAAACATCAATCATATTTTTACCTACACCAAAGTCTCCCCCTATCGGTTGCCTAATAGCTTGACCAAACAGAGAAGTAACCAAGGGATAACAGACTTGATTTGTGATTGTACCGTCGTATTTGTGCCTTACATAATAAGGTGTAACATAATCAGAAAGTCCTTTCATTATTGGACCAGTTAGTCTTTCTATCCACCATGGCCTAACACTTTTTAAATCAGAATCTAAAAATACAATCGCTTCGGCGTCTAAGTTTTTTGCTAGTTCTATCACAGAAAGCATAGCGCTTCCTTTACCGGGAAGTCCGATATAATCGTAAGCAATTTTTGGTACTTTTTTTGTGTCTGTTTTCATAAAAACTTCTTTTGTTCCGTCTTTTGAACCCCCATCAGCGTTAACAATTAATCCATTAGAATCACAATATTCAACTATCCCTTCTGCTGCTGTTTTAGAAACAAAAGAAATCGTTTCAGCATTATTATAGCTTGGAATACCCACAACTACTTTTACCCTTTTAGGTAAATTTTGTAAAATTTTATCATCAAAAAATATTGACATTTTAACTTCCTCCTTTTTGTCGCACTTTCAACTTTATTCTTTGACTCCACCAGCAGTTAAACCTGCCGTTAGGTACTTTTCTACGGTCATAAACAACACAATGACAGGCACGGCTGTCAACACTGAGGCTGCCATCATTTTAGCCCATACCGCATGTTCAGAAAAGAAAATCTCTCTCAAACCCACGGGCAAAGTATAAGCTCCGGGATAAGGCCTTATGAAGATAGAAGCAAATAAATACTCATTCCATCCTATCATAAATGCGTATATGAAAACGGTGATTATAGCTGGCATCGATAGAGGAATAATTATCCTCATAATAGTTCCTATTCTTGTGCTGCCATCAATTAAGGCCGCCTCTTCAATTGATTCAGGAATTGTTCTGAAATAATTACCAAGCATATACATCGAAACAGGTAACGTCTGGATCACATATATTATATACAAAGCAAACATTGAGGTTCCACCAGAATTAGTTAATCCCATTCTTACGAACAAATCATACAAGGGCACAGATAATATTACTCCACCTACCAAGTATACTAGCAAAACTCCTCTTTGAACAAGTGTTCTTCCCGGATACCAAACTCTACTGAAGGAATAGGCACCAAATATACCTATTATTAAACTTGTTAGTGCGCTTAATCCAGCCAAGAGTAAACTGTTACCAAACCATCTTAAAAAAGGAAACGATTCACGCCTTCTTTGTGAAAGTATATTCTGAAGGATTTGTTCTCTTTGTTCTTCTGGAAGAGACTCTAAAAGTCCCATGAGTTGTTCTTCTTCATTACTCATCTGTTGTCTAATAGACTCCTCAAGTCCTAATAGTTGAGCATACTGTGACAATGTTGGATTCTCAGGGATCAGTCCAGGATCAAATGCATCAGAATCATATCTAAATGAAACTGAAACCATATATGCAAAAGGATAGGCAACAAATATTACAACTAAAGCTATGAAAAACCAAAATAAAAATGTTTTTATGAAAGATCTTTTTCTTACTACCATTTTAACACCTTCCTCACATAGATGGATATGAGCACCATCATAACTACAAAGAGGACAGTTGCAATAGCTGCTGCTACTCCTAACTCCGGCAAACCTGTGAAGGCTTTTTCATATAGATATATAGGTAGAGTTCTTGCTTCTTTAGACAAAAGGTATACCTCTTCAAATTTGTAAAAGTTCCATATTCCTCTTAATAGGACTAAAGAACCTATTACATAATATAGTTCTGGTAAAGTAATATGACGAAATTTTTGAAAACCATTAGCGCCATCTATATCAGCTGCTTCATAATAATCTTGAGATATTGATTGTAACCTGGATAGAATCATCAAATAAATAAAAGGAAAGTTCTTCCAAATGCTGTAAAAAGAAACAACTAAGAATGCATTATTTGGATCGTTAACAAGGTCTTGTGTCACATCCATTATACCTAAATTACTTAAGAGTATTGTTAAAGGGCCGTTTAAAGGCATTAAGACGTATTGCCAAGCAAAAACGGTTGAAATAACTGGGGCAACATATGGGAACAATATAAGGGCTCTTACTATACCTCTTCCAGGAAATTCTTTATTCATAAGCAAAGCAACCCCTAAACCAACTAAAATACTTCCGAAAACGGTAATCAAAACAAACAACATGGTTATACCAAAAGAATTCCAAAAGGTAGGATCGGTTAACAGTTCTCTATAATTTTGGAAGCCAACAAACTTATTCGGTACTCCCGGTGTAAGGGATACTTCAAAAAAACTCAAGTAAATATTGTATAAAACTGGATACAAAATAAAAATCCCTATCAAAATAACTGCGGGGGATACTAACCGCCATCCAAAAACGGCTTCTTTCTTCCTTAAAGGAGATAACTCTCGAAATCGTTGCATTTTTCTCTCCTCCCAATTTTTAGTAAAAAAGGGGAATAAAGTATTCCCCTTATAAGAGCTAGTAAAGTTTAATCGCCTAATAATCTTTCTGCTTCTTGTTGTGCCCATTGAGCCGTTTGCTGTGGTGTCCAATCGTTTGCAAACATTCTATTTATTGCCCTACCAATTACAAAGTTACCAGATAGGATACTCATCTCCTCAATAATTTCTCCTTCCATGAACTCAAATCTTTCAACAGTATCTAATGCGGAAATAATCGTAGTTATTTGATCTTTCCCATATCTTTCTAAAACTGGATTATCTAAAAACTCGTCCATCTCTGCTATAGAGCTTCTTGTTGGATTCATTCCGCCAGGTGCCACGTGCAACCAGTAGATGTAATTGTTTCCACTCATAAGAAATTTTACCCATTGTTCTGCAGCATCTTTGTTTTTGGAAGTATTAAGTATACCCAATCCAACAACTTCACCAAATGAAGATGGTCTTATGTTAACCATAAAATTTGCAAAACCTGTATTCTCAACAAGTTTAGGATCAAACTGTTCTACTCTTTGTTTTTGAACCTCTTCCACTGCAATATCGTCCATTATGTATGTCGAATAGAAAACCATAGCGGCTTCGTTATTCAAATAACCATTTAATGCTTCTGGAACAGCAGTAAAACCAGGCCTAGAATATTTTCCAAGTTCTTTATAAAATCTAAATGATTCGATCATTTCAGGAGTATTAAAAAGAATATTTCCATCTTTATCAATTGGTCTTGCACCATTTGAAAGAGCGATTTGTGAAAAGACCTGTTCAGTATAAGCATCCGCCTTCTTAGGCAATATTATACCGTAGAAACCATTAGCCGGATCGTTTAATGCTTTAGCAGCTGTAAGTATATTATACCAAGATGTTGGAGCCCCTAGGTCTCTTTCTTCAAACAAATTCGCCTTATACCAAATCCCTTGAACCCAAGCGTGGAAAGGTACCCCATAATATCCTCCATCTGGTGCTTTCATCAATCTTGCAACGCCTTCATAAACATCACCAAAATCTTCGATGATCTTTGCATTAAGCTTTGTATCCATAAAGCCTTGACTTCCCAGCAGGAGAATAGGAGAAATACCACCTTCTACAACATCTGGTAAAGTTCCAGCCTGAACTGCTCTTGGAATCTGTTCTAAAATCTCGTTTTCCTCGATCGGTACTAAATTAACCTTTATACCCGTTTGTGCCTCAAAAATCTGTGCTAAAGCTCTTACCCTTTGTTGCCTATCTGTTTCCACCTGAGTATGCCAAAACGTAATCGTTTGAGTGAACATCATGGCACTAACCAGCACCGCTAAAATAACTACTATAAGTTTCTTCACCACACACACCTCCTCAAATTTATGGTTCTGATTATAAATAAAAATTTTTTCCAGAAATATAAGATAAAAAGAAAATTTTCATTTTTATTATACAGAAAAAAATATTATTTTCAAAATCTGATTATTCGTGATTACGATTGATTATAAGTAATTATTTGTGATTATTATCGAAAATCTTCGATTTTCTCATTATTGCATTTTTTTGTGTTAGTCTACAAACTTTTGATATAATAAAAGAAACATTAAATATAAAAGCTACTATAATTTTATCTTTTTGGAGGCGTTAATTATGAACAAAATTATAAAAGAAATAAAAGTCAACAACGTTGAAATTAAATTAGTATCTGGTGATATAACTATCGAAGAAACAGACGCTATTGTAAATGCTGCTAATTCACATTTGCAGCATGGGGGAGGGGTAGCAGGGGTTATAGCAAGAAAAGGTGGTTCAGATGTTCAAAAAGAGTCGAACGAATATATTAAAAAATACGGTAAAGTCGAAACGGGAAATGTTGCCGTTACAACTGGAGGAAAGTTAAAATGCAAATACATAATTCACGCAGTTGGACCAATTTGGAGGGGAGGCAGTGAGCAAGAAGAAAAGTTATTGTATGATGCTGTTATTAATTCTTTAAAAAAAGCAGAAGAATTAAAATTGAATTCAATATCCCTACCAGCTATAAGTGCGGGGATTTACGGTTATCCCATAGAAAAAGCGGTTCCCGTTTACAAAAAGGCGGTCTATGATTTCATAAATACCAATCCACAATTTTTAAAAGAAATCAGGTTTGTAGTATATGATGAAGAACATTATGATTATTTTTTGAAAGAATTCTGAGATCATGAGTTTTCTAAGAACAGTATACTATTATTATTCACTAAGTAAAAATCTTAATCATTCAAGAAGAAAGATATTAGAATTAAGAGAAAAGAAATTTAGAAAGATATTAAGATACGCCTATAGAAAAATACCTTTTTATATGGACTTTTATAGATCCTTCCGAATAAAAGAAAACATGCTGGACGAGATTCCCATAAACGAATTACCAACGATCAATAAAAATATTATGATTGATAATTTTGATAAGTTCTTTAAAGATGACCAAATTACCAAAAACAAAGTAGAAGATTTTTTAAATAATAACCCCAATCCAACTTCTTTACTTTATGACAAGTATCATGTAATACACAGTTCTGGATCAACGGGAACGGTAGGATATTATTTGTACAGTGAAAAAGAGTGGGATTTCATCAAAGCTATTTCAACAAGGATGTTTTCAAATTTCACTCTCAAAAGAAAGAAATATGCCTTTATAGGTGCAGTTGATGGACATTATGCTGCCATAAGTTTATTCCTATCTCCACTAAATCAAACTGAAAAGTTTTTCTACAAAGATTATATAGTAATGGATATAAATAAGCCTATCAAAACGTACTTAAAAAAACTTAACGATTTTCAACCGGATAATCTCACAGGGTACCCTTATGGCATAAGATCTTTGGCACAATTTCAAAATGAAGGTTTTTTGAACATTCACCCGGAAGTGATAGTCTGTGGTGGAGAACCTTTATTAAAAAACGTAAAACTGTTTTTAAAAGAGGTGTGGAAAAACTCCAAAATAGTAGATAGTTATGCAACATCTGAGTCTTTGGCAATGGGTGTATCTAGGGAAGATTTAAAAGGAATGTACATATACGATGATGCGGTTTATCTTGAAATCCAAGAGAACAAAACAATTTTGACGAACTTGTACAATTACACCCAACCTATAATAAGGTATGAATTAACAGATATCCTAAAAAAATCAAAAAATGGGGGAGGGAAATGGCCCTTTACAAAGATTGAACAAATTACTGGTAGAACCGAACTAATCCCATTTTTTGTAACCCAAGACGGAGAAAAAGATTTCATTCATCCAATCGTTATAGCAGAATTTTTTGTCAAAGGAGTAACTAAGTTTCAATTTATCCAAAGGAATCAATCATCTTTTGTTTTTAAAATAGTCGTCTCACCAAAAGAACCTTCAGATGAAATTGTTCAAGAAGTTCGAAAAAAACTTTATGATATTTTAGAAAAGAAAAAAATGAAAAACGTGAATTTTGAAGTAAAAGTTGTAGAAGATATTAAACCAGATGAAAAGACGGGAAAATTCAAATTAATTGTTATTGAGTAAAAAATCAAAAGAAAAGAAGGTGTTTCACGTGGCAAATTTATATTTAATAGATGGCTCGGGAATAGCATATAGAGCTTTTTTTGCACTGGGAGACTGGATGAGCACTTCTGATGGTTTGCCGACAAATGCCATTTATGGAGTAGCTCGAATGCTATTAAAGTTACTCAAAGAGTACGTTAAAAAAGGCGAGGATTCAGTAATATTTGTTATGGACAAAAAAACCACCACTTATAGAAATGAATTATTAAAAAGCTATAAGGCTCAAAGGCCAGAAACACCTGAAAAATATATACAACAGATCCCATACATATACGAACTGGTGGAAAAATTAGGTGTAAAATTAGTTGCTATGGATAATTATGAAGCCGACGATGTTATAGCCACAATAGTTTCAAAAAAGAAAAAAAAGTACGATATAGTTTATATAATCACGTCTGATAAAGATATGATGCAACTTGTTAAGGATAATGTGCATATATTGAGGCCAGAAAAAGGAATAACAGAAATGGTAAACTACGACGCACACCAAGTGGAAAAAAAGATGGGAGTCCCTCCCGAAAAAATCGCTGATTTACTAGCTTTAATGGGGGATAGTTCTGACAACATTCCAGGAGTAAAAGGCATTGGAATAAAAACAGCCCAAAAATTGTTGCAAAATTACAAGGGTTTAGATGATCTGTATCAACATTTGGATGAAATAAAAGGTTCTACAAAAAACAAACTAAAAAGCGAAAAGGAAACCGCATATCTTAGTAAACAATTAGTCCAATTGATGGTAGATGCACCGATAGAAGAAATATTTGAAGATAAAGAAATTATATATCAAGGATTCAGAGACGATTTACGAGATTTTCTTAAAAAGTTAGAGTTTAACTCAATATTAAAAGAGTTAGATATACCTGATACACCTAGTGACTCATCTAAAGTAAGAGTGGAAACAAAAGCAGAAAAAAAAGATTATTCAGTAAAAGGTAAGTATTACGAATATAACGCACAAGGTTACAAAGAACTATTAAAAACTTTAGAAAAATACGAAATAATATCTTTTGACCTTGAAACTTCTTCTCTTGATCCATATCAAGCAGATATAGTAGGAATCGCTTTAAGCTGGAAACCGTTTGAAGGATATTTTTTGTACCTATACAAAGAAAAAAACAGATGGGAAATAACGAAAGAGATAGTCAATCTTTTAAACACTAAAAAGGTCATTGGTCAAAATTTAAAGTACGATATGACCGTTTTGAAAGTAAATGGAATTGAATTAAACAAAGTATATTTTGACAGTATGATAGCTGCTTATTTGTTGAATCCAGACAGCAGAAGATTCAATATGGACGATCTCGCCAAAGAATATTTGGATTATAAAACAACTAAATACAAAGAAGTTATGGGAAAAGATATCAAACTGTTAACCCTTGGAGACATCGATAAGAAAAAGGTTGTTGAATACGCTGCAGAAGACGCAGATATTGCTTATCGATTATTTGAAGTTTTAAAGCCTAAACTAGAAGAATTTGAACTAAATGAATTGTTTGAAAAAATTGAAATGTCAACTATAAATGTGTTATCAGAAATGGAAATGAATGGCGTGTATTTTGATTTAAAAGAACTTAAAAAACTGGAAGAGGAATACAACAAAAAGCTGAGTTCGTTAATGTTTGAAATGAAAAAAATCGCCGGTTATGAATTCAACCCAAACTCGCCAAAACAAGTTGGGGAACTACTTTTTGAAAACTTAGGATTGAAGGGAAAAAGAAAAACTAAGAGTGGATCATATTCAACAGATGCAGATTCCTTAGAATCCCTAAGAGATGAGCATCCATTAGTAGAAAAACTTTTAGAATACAGGAAATACCAAAAACTCCTCTCTACATATATAATCGCTATACCAAAATTAGTTAACAAAAAAACTGGAAGAGTTCATACTTCTTTCAACCAAACGGGAACAGCTACCGGTAGATTAAGTAGCAGCGAACCGAATCTTCAAAATCTTCCCATCCGAGAAGAAGATGGAGAAAGAATTAGAAGCACCGTCAAGGCGCAAAAAGACGATCACGTTCTACTCAGTGCCGATTATTCACAAATAGAATTGAGAGTTTTGGCTCATTTAACTAACGATGAAACTTTAATAAATGCTTTTAATAGTGATGAAGACATACATGCTCTAACTGCTTCTGCAATATTTGGTATAAAAATAGATGATGTCGACTACAACATGAGAAGGGTGGGAAAAGTAGTTAATTTTTCCCTGGTGTATGGATCATCTCCGTATGGATTAGCCGAGAATTTAAAAATACCAATAGAGGATGCAAAAGATTTTATGAACAAATACTTTAAAACTTACCAAAAAGTCAAAGAATATCAGGAATCAAGCTTAAAGGTTGCAACACAAAAAGGTTACGTCGAAACTATATTCGGAAGAAAAAGATTTTTGAAAAACATAAAAACAGGCAAATCTGAACTGAAACGGATAGTCATAAACACCCCTATCCAAGGAAGCGCAGCCGATATAATGAAACTGGCGATGATAAATTTGTTTAAAAAACTTCCAAAAGAAGCAAAATTAATACTTCAGGTACACGACGAAGTAGTAATAGAATTACCAGAAAAAATCGTAGAAGAAACCAAAAAAACGGTTCAAGATTGTATGGAAAATGCTGTCAAATTGAAAATACCTTTAAAAGTTGACATAAGTGTTGGTAAAAACTGGATAAAATGATAATTATAAATATGTATAACTAAATTATTAAAATATTTTCATTTTTAAAAGAAAATCTGATATAATCTAAATAATAAAATAAACACTTTAGAAATAAAAAGAAGGTGAGGAGCGGGGCAAAGGGGCGCTATATAATTAGATTTTAAAGTCAGTATATTATAATGAAATTAACGGAGGAATCAAATGAAAAAGTTTCACATTGTAAAATTGGGTTGTCCAAAAAACGATGCAGATATGGAAATCCTGAAAGGATTACTCCAAAGCAAAGGATATAAATACGAGAATAACCCTCATTTTGCTGACTACATATTCATCGATACTTGTGGTTTTATCGAAGAAGCTAAAAAAGAAAGCATCGAAACTATATTTGAATATACATCCTTAAAAGATAATAACAAAAAACCAAAAGTTATACCAACAGGTTGCTTAACTCAAAGGTATTTTAACGAGTTTCTCGAAAATGTCCCAGAAATAGATGGATTATACGGTGTGTTATCTCCAAAAACTATTGTCGAAAAAATTGAAAATGGTGAATATTTTTTTAAAAACGATACTCCTGAGACTCTTTATGATTGTAAAATTAGAGCGATTCCAGAATTACATTACGCATACGTAAAAATTGGGGATGGATGTAGTAGAAATTGTGCGTTTTGCTCTATACCAACGTTCAAAGGGAAACCAAAAAGCAGAAGTATTGAAGAAATAAACGAAGAAGTGGAATTTTTGGTATCCAAAGGTGTAAAAGAAATCATTCTTGTATCCCAAGATAATACATTGTACGGCTTAGATAATTACCAAAAGCAAGCATTACCTGATTTACTAGACAAACTTAATAAGATAAAAGGGAAATTTTGGATCAGAGTCATGTACTTACATCCGGATTTTTTAAGCGAAGAAATCATAGAAAGCATACATAGAAATGAAAAGGTATTAAATTATTTCGATGTTCCAATTCAACATATCTCTGATAAAATTTTGCAAAGTATGGGTAGATATAAGAAAAGAAACGAATTAATAAAACTATTTGAGAAAATTAGAAAAGAACCATCCGTCATAAGAACAACGTTAATGGTAGGGTTTCCTGGAGAAAAAGCTGAGGACTTTGAAGAGTTAGTAGATTTTGTAAAAGAGGTAAAATTTGAAAGAATGGGGAGCTTTAAATTTTCAAAAGAAGAAAACACAAAGTCATTCACATTACCAGAACAAATTGATGAACAATTTAAAAAACAAAGGCAGAATAAATTAATGGCGGTTCAAAGTGAAATTTCTAAAAACGTCATGGAAAAATATATAGATAAGTCTTTAGAAGTTCTTTTGGAAGAGAAAGAAGGTAACGTTTATATCGGAAGAAGCTATTTAGACGCTCCAGATATTGATGGGAATGTGTACATAAAAAATTACGGTGACAAAGAACCCTCTTTAGGGAGCTTCGTTAAAGTAAGAATTACTGGCTCATACGAATATGATCTAGAAGGAGAGATTGTTGAATGAACATACCTAATTTGCTAAGCTTTTCTAGGATAATATTAGCCATCCCAATATTTATTTTAACTGTCTTTGGCGAACCTTTTTATATCGTAGCATTGATTTTATTTATTATAGCTTCTTTAACCGATTGGTTAGACGGATACGTTGCCAGAAAAACAGGGCAGGTTACCGATATCGGCAAGTTTTTTGACCAAATATCTGACAAAATACTTATAAATTCCGTTTTTATTGCAATGTTGGGAGTAGGGATTTTGCCTGCATGGTTTGTTGCAATAATTGTATCAAGGGACACCTTTGTAAGCGGTTTAAGAATGGCAGCTGCAAATAAAAATGTTGTAGTTCCTGCTGATAAGTTTGGTAAACTAAAAACCGTCTTAGAAATTGCTTTAATCATTGTAATATATTTGATGCTTTGGAACTTTCTAGTTAGTACGTTGGTTTATTTAACTGTTATAATCAGCCTATTATCAGGGGTAAATTACACTATCAAAACCGTTAAGCAATTTTAAAAAAGATTTTGAAGAACTCAGAAGTCAAACTTTTACAACTTTATGCAAAAGACGAGTTTAATGGTTTTTAAGGTTCTTAGGAGTTTAGTTCATAAGATTTTGATTTTAAAAGGGTCACAGGGCGTAGCCCTCCCCCGCTCTGGGTGGCTTCGAAGCGAAGGAGCAATAAAACAAGTTTTTGCGCTTTTAATAACAGTAAAATTAAAAAGAAAGGAGCCCTAGCATATGACACAGCAAAAAAATGTAAATAACTACAATGTCGATAAATTAAGATCCTTCATTGCCATTGAAACCAACGAAAAATTAGAAGAGTTGTTGAATGATTTAATTGAAAGATTTCAAAGGATGGGATTTAAAGCTAATTGGACAAAATCAAAAAATGTCCATTTAACCTTGTTTTTCCTTGGAGATCAAAAAATGGAAAAGATAGCCCAGTTGGCTTATAAAATTGGTGAAAGAATATCTGG is a window of Petrotoga olearia DSM 13574 DNA encoding:
- a CDS encoding MurR/RpiR family transcriptional regulator, coding for MTKLVTSKIKGIYNSLTDKEKQAAQYIIERPADVIHYSITELSNWAGTSETTIYRVLKKVGYSGYQKFKLELARELSTPTLELKESKDLVDMIYNKTVNSLTDILRQTDRDKINRASEMILNSKKLLFYAVGRSFPVALDASLKFAALGFASTAYPDPHMQVIVASNLEKDDVVVAISHSGVIRDTYKSAQVAKDAGAFTIGITAGINSPMSKIVNLVLYTSAEMPQESEFTVSRIGEIFMVELLYNSVASKMSLKNKESRISQAMRTKRFS
- a CDS encoding carbohydrate ABC transporter permease — its product is MVVRKRSFIKTFLFWFFIALVVIFVAYPFAYMVSVSFRYDSDAFDPGLIPENPTLSQYAQLLGLEESIRQQMSNEEEQLMGLLESLPEEQREQILQNILSQRRRESFPFLRWFGNSLLLAGLSALTSLIIGIFGAYSFSRVWYPGRTLVQRGVLLVYLVGGVILSVPLYDLFVRMGLTNSGGTSMFALYIIYVIQTLPVSMYMLGNYFRTIPESIEEAALIDGSTRIGTIMRIIIPLSMPAIITVFIYAFMIGWNEYLFASIFIRPYPGAYTLPVGLREIFFSEHAVWAKMMAASVLTAVPVIVLFMTVEKYLTAGLTAGGVKE
- a CDS encoding carbohydrate ABC transporter permease, yielding MQRFRELSPLRKKEAVFGWRLVSPAVILIGIFILYPVLYNIYLSFFEVSLTPGVPNKFVGFQNYRELLTDPTFWNSFGITMLFVLITVFGSILVGLGVALLMNKEFPGRGIVRALILFPYVAPVISTVFAWQYVLMPLNGPLTILLSNLGIMDVTQDLVNDPNNAFLVVSFYSIWKNFPFIYLMILSRLQSISQDYYEAADIDGANGFQKFRHITLPELYYVIGSLVLLRGIWNFYKFEEVYLLSKEARTLPIYLYEKAFTGLPELGVAAAIATVLFVVMMVLISIYVRKVLKW
- a CDS encoding ABC transporter substrate-binding protein; the protein is MKKLIVVILAVLVSAMMFTQTITFWHTQVETDRQQRVRALAQIFEAQTGIKVNLVPIEENEILEQIPRAVQAGTLPDVVEGGISPILLLGSQGFMDTKLNAKIIEDFGDVYEGVARLMKAPDGGYYGVPFHAWVQGIWYKANLFEERDLGAPTSWYNILTAAKALNDPANGFYGIILPKKADAYTEQVFSQIALSNGARPIDKDGNILFNTPEMIESFRFYKELGKYSRPGFTAVPEALNGYLNNEAAMVFYSTYIMDDIAVEEVQKQRVEQFDPKLVENTGFANFMVNIRPSSFGEVVGLGILNTSKNKDAAEQWVKFLMSGNNYIYWLHVAPGGMNPTRSSIAEMDEFLDNPVLERYGKDQITTIISALDTVERFEFMEGEIIEEMSILSGNFVIGRAINRMFANDWTPQQTAQWAQQEAERLLGD
- the arcC gene encoding carbamate kinase, translated to MTEKLAIVAIGGNALSQPKESPTAQNMLKNLENTAKCLVELVKKNYKIVITHGNGPQVGNILVQQDIAKDVIPPFPLDVNGAMTQGYIGYMISQTLKNILTEEHIEKDVTSIVTQVLVDKNDPAFFNPSKPIGPFYSKEEADTFIKEKGWSMVEDAGRGWRRVVPSPEPLELIELKAIKQLVRDNNITIAAGGGGIPVIKEEDKLKGVEGVIDKDRASALLAIELEADEFIILTAVEKVFINFNKPNQQSISSMTVNQAIQYMKEGHFSKGSMLPKIEACTNFVLKTGRPALITDLTKLVDALEGKTGTIITK
- a CDS encoding glycosyltransferase, yielding MSIFFDDKILQNLPKRVKVVVGIPSYNNAETISFVSKTAAEGIVEYCDSNGLIVNADGGSKDGTKEVFMKTDTKKVPKIAYDYIGLPGKGSAMLSVIELAKNLDAEAIVFLDSDLKSVRPWWIERLTGPIMKGLSDYVTPYYVRHKYDGTITNQVCYPLVTSLFGQAIRQPIGGDFGVGKNMIDVYLETASSVAKTDVAKFGIDIWMTTNAILNSNKKVYQAALGAKVHDPKDPGADLSPMFKQVVGTLFDIIVDSVSKWKDIESIEEAPIYGEIPQVAVEPININIENLKKQLLEGLKNEETKRLANDHLEIIMKEKKLPLQIWVDILFNTLTEYSKNKDKNLVESLVPLYFGRVADFAELTKDMNEVEAEKVIKDQINAFANKKDELMKKL
- a CDS encoding macro domain-containing protein; translation: MNKIIKEIKVNNVEIKLVSGDITIEETDAIVNAANSHLQHGGGVAGVIARKGGSDVQKESNEYIKKYGKVETGNVAVTTGGKLKCKYIIHAVGPIWRGGSEQEEKLLYDAVINSLKKAEELKLNSISLPAISAGIYGYPIEKAVPVYKKAVYDFINTNPQFLKEIRFVVYDEEHYDYFLKEF